In a single window of the Equus quagga isolate Etosha38 chromosome 7, UCLA_HA_Equagga_1.0, whole genome shotgun sequence genome:
- the LOC124242725 gene encoding olfactory receptor 1F1: MRGANQSSFSEFLLLGLSRQPQQQQLLFMLFLSMYLATVLGNLLILLAISMDSRLHTPMYFFLSNLSFVDVCFSSTTVPKMLANHILGSETISFSGCLTQMYFVFMFVDMDNFLLAVMAYDRFVAVCHPLHYLTKMTPQLCALLVSGSWVIANLNVLLHTLLMARLSFCADNDIPHFFCDVTPLLKLSCSDTYLNEVMILTEGALIMITPFVCVLASYVHITRAVLRVPSTKGRWKAFSTCGSHLAVVSLFYGTIIAVYFNPLSSHSSEKDTAATVMYTVVTPMLNPFIYSLRNRDLKGALQKMISRKTYSY, from the coding sequence ATGAGAGGGGCAAACCAGTCAAGTTTCTCCGAgttcctcctcctggggctctccaggcagccccagcagcagcagctcctcttcATGCTCTTCCTGAGCATGTACCTGGCCACAGTCCTGGGAAACCTGCTCATCCTCCTGGCCATCAGCATGGACTCCCGCCTGCATactcccatgtacttcttccttagCAACCTGTCCTTTGTGGACGTCTGCTTCTCCTCTACCACTGTCCCCAAGATGCTGGCCAACCACATACTTGGGAGTGAGACCATCTCCTTCTCTGGGTGTCTCACAcagatgtattttgttttcatgttcgTGGATATGGACAATTTCCTCCTGgctgtgatggcctatgaccgctttGTTGCTGTGTGCCATCCCTTACACTACTTAACAAAGATGACCCCCCAGCTCTGTGCTCTGCTGGTTTCTGGGTCATGGGTCATTGCCAATTTGAATGTTCTGTTGCATACCCTGCTGATGGCTCGACTCTCATTCTGTGCAGACAATGACATCCCCCACTTCTTCTGTGATGTGACACCTCTCCTCAAACTCTCTTGCTCTGATACATATCTCAATGAGGTGATGATTCTCACTGAGGGTGCCCTGATCATGATCACCCCGTTTGTTTGTGTCCTGGCTTCGTATGTCCATATCACCCGTGCTGTCCTGAGAGTCCCATCCACAAAGGGAAGGTggaaagccttctccacctgtggttCCCACTTGGCTGTGGTTTCCCTCTTCTATGGCACCATCATTGCTGTGTATTTCAACCCTTTGTCCTCGCACTCATCTGAGAAGGACACTGCAGCTACTGTGATGTACACAGTGGTGACCCCCATGCTGAACCCtttcatctacagcctgaggaacagggACTTGAAAGGGGCCCTGCAAAAAATGATTAGCAGGAAAACATACTCTTACTGA